A window of the Plutella xylostella chromosome 11, ilPluXylo3.1, whole genome shotgun sequence genome harbors these coding sequences:
- the LOC105381538 gene encoding RNA exonuclease 4 — protein MTNGLRTVAYILLDLTNFLLYIILKPFQIILLLLQVACIQLFHVITMTESSKKRKRSDNDQTSLTVANRGGINANWQRFLASNLIMDKKNETPAQEVSKDHYTGTFRRSRKKKANNNITSNSVQNNMKTLNITPDSKTEPEVNKTEKKDNNNKTRVTKFVAMDCEMVGIGYNGDDHMLARVSLVNKFGDCIYDKFVKAREEVKDYRTDVSGIRREDLLNGEEFSTVQKEVSELIRGKILVGHSLKNDLSVLFLSHPKRSIRDTSKYKPFRKITKGSTPSLKRLAKEILSIDIQSGEHSSVEDARAAMQLYCTVAKNWEAGLSDKRGHKRLSE, from the exons ATGACAAATGGCTTGCGAACAGTCGCATACATTTTGCTCGATCTAACCAATTTCCTGTTGTATATTATCTTGAAACCATTTCAAATCATCCTATTACTATTGCAAGTGGCGTGCATTCAATTGTTTCATGTGATAACCATGACCGAGTCGTCGAAAAAACGGAAACGAAGCGACAACGACCAAACGAGTCTCACAGTCGCAAACCGTGGCGGTATCAATGCGAATTGGCAGAGATTCCTCGCTAGCAACCTGATAATGGACAAGAAGAATGAAACGCCCGCCCAAGAGGTGTCTAAAGATCACTACACAGGCACCTTTCGGCGGAGCAGAAAGAAAAAAGCAAACAACAACATAACCTCAAATTCAGTACAAAATAACATGAAAACACTCAATATCACACCTGATTCAAAAACAGAGCCCGAAGTTAACAAAACAGAGAAGAAAgataacaataacaagacTAGGGTAACAAAGTTTGTGGCCATGGACTGTGAAATGGTAGGAATAGGTTACAACGGGGACGATCACATGTTAGCTAGGGTGtctttagtaaataaattcgGTGATTGCATCTATGATAAATTTGTCAAAGCCCGCGAGGAGGTGAAAGACTACAGGACAGACGTGAGTGGTATACGAAGAGAAGATCTGTTGAACGGTGAGGAGTTTTCTACAGTACAGAAAGAAGTGTCAGAGCTCATTCGAGGCAAGATCCTGGTTGGTCATTCTTTGAAGAATGATCTCAGTGTGCTGTTCCTGTCTCATCCGAAGCGCAGTATAAGGGATACATCCAAATACAAGCCCTTTAGGAAG ATAACCAAAGGAAGCACTCCATCATTGAAGAGGCTTGCGAAGGAGATCCTCAGTATCGACATCCAGAGCGGAGAGCACAGTTCAGTCGAGGATGCCCGCGCTGCAATGCAACTGTACTGCACCGTCGCCAAGAACTGGGAGGCAGGGCTGAGCGATAAACGTGGACACAAGCGACTGTCTGAATGA
- the LOC105387929 gene encoding uncharacterized protein LOC105387929 isoform X1 yields MENRLPGSGGDSRNRANSRNTPRGNRATKITREVDPNLENRAETVGPTAPNRRSFYYYNSNSNGHYRYQPKRGNNAVQRRPVDQNLAPIQQSKDPRVTLQPTQGCRRPVNDEVINVVENPVPQKQAAPKKDKDKTRAQRKKAKREMTKEERESKKQRKIRQFNEFSQKYSHIPEEQRPYFILPNGIVLAEPPILYTTDRSAIETKPNISQLRFVALDCETVGGYVEPPKNQSANIVGRVSIVDENLECIYDKFVKARTKIWTYNTRVSGIREEDMLNGEDFFTVQKEVAAILNGKMVVGHSLNNDFNVLFLRHPHVLKRDTAVYLPLRRYNNGKTPSLKTLAKNLLNLEIQTGEHDSTVDAITSMQLYQVLAEEWEASLENQIDINSKSKILKSDSVWLNKSSYSRAECAYYKHLAEKQQEGSTDENEPTNDEKTPEVAKETKLSYRQRNKMDGKNTKPMTSTVKNGNHSNESYVNGITNEGNNGFNYKNGCIGNDTKAFESSKVMIPSVVSTEDLTYAEVLLANDLDNANHYLNSTLKHMESIQTGYKLNKKTDLEKSIATLNNNLSELTNKMKNLGLNV; encoded by the exons ATGGAGAATAGACTTCCTGGCAGCGGCGGCGATAGCAGAAACAGAGCCAATAGCCGTAATACACCAAGAGGAAACCGAGCAACCAAAATTACCCGTGAAGTGGACCCAAATCTCGAAAATCGTGCAGAAACAGTTGGCCCTACGGCACCGAATCGTCGATCGTTTTACTATTACAATTCGAACTCAAATGGGCACTACAGGTATCAACCAAAGCGTGGAAATAATGCTGTTCAAAGGAGGCCGGTTGACCAAAACTTAGCGCCTATACAACAATCAAAGGACCCCAGGGTTACGCTTCAGCCAACACAGGGATGCAGAAGGCCTGTCAATGATGAAGTTATTAATGTAGTTGAAAATCCAGTTCCCCAAAAACAAGCAGCTCCAAAGAAAGACAAAGATAAAACTAGAGCACAAAGGAAGAAAGCGAAAAGAGAAATGACTAAGGAAGAAAGGGAATCCAAGAAGCAGAGAAAGATTAGACAATTCAATGAATTCAGTCAGAAGTACAGTCATATTCCCGAAGAACAGCGGCCATACTTTATTCTGCCAAACGGTATTGTGTTAGCTGAACCCCCA ATTCTATACACAACTGATCGGAGTGCCATAGAAACAAAGCCAAATATTAGTCAGTTGAGATTTGTAGCTCTAGACTGCGAGACAGTTGGTGGCTATGTTGAGCCCCCAAAGAATCAATCGGCTAATATAGTGGGAAGGGTATCCATCGTGGATGAAAACCTCGAATGTATTTATGATAAGTTTGTTAAAGCTAGAACAAAG atttggACATACAATACTCGAGTAAGCGGTATAAGAGAGGAGGACATGTTAAACGGTGAGGATTTCTTCACGGTGCAGAAAGAGGTGGCGGCCATTTTGAATGGAAAGATGGTGGTCGGTCACAGCCTTAACAATGATTTTAATGTGCTCTTCCTGAGACACCCACATGTACTGAAACGGGATACTGCTGTGTACTTGCCCTTGAGAAGA TACAATAATGGTAAAACACCATCATTGAAGACGCTGGCCAAAAACCTCCTCAATTTAGAGATACAGACAGGAGAGCACGACTCTACAGTCGACGCTATAACCTCCATGCAACTGTATCAGGTGCTGGCCGAAGAATGGGAAGCGTCTTTGGAAAACCAAATAGACATTA ATTCGAAATCAAAAATTTTGAAGAGTGATAGTGTGTGGCTGAATAAATCTTCTTACAGCAGAGCGGAGTGTGCCTACTACAAGCATCTGGCAGAG AAACAACAAGAAGGTTCTACAGATGAAAACGAACCAACCAACGATGAAAAGACACCAGAAGTTGCAAAAGAAACGAAATTAAGTTACAGACAACGAAACAAAATGGATGGTAAAAACACAAAACCAATGACTTCAACTGTGAAAAACGGAAATCATTCAAATGAAAGTTATGTAAATGGAATAACAAATGAAGGAAATAAcggatttaattataaaaatggttGTATCGGTAATGATACCAAAGCGTTTGAAAGTTCTAAAGTAATGATACCGTCTGTCGTTTCAACTGAAGATCTAACTTATGCTGAGGTGCTACTGGCTAATGATTTGGATAACGCTAATCATTATCTTAACAGTACTCTTAAACAT ATGGAGAGTATACAAACTGGCTACAAGCTCAACAAAAAGACGGATCTAGAAAAGTCGATTGCTACTTTAAACAATAACTTAAGTGAGTTGACAAATAAGATGAAAAATTTAGGATTgaatgtataa
- the LOC105387929 gene encoding RNA exonuclease 4 isoform X2, translating into MENRLPGSGGDSRNRANSRNTPRGNRATKITREVDPNLENRAETVGPTAPNRRSFYYYNSNSNGHYRYQPKRGNNAVQRRPVDQNLAPIQQSKDPRVTLQPTQGCRRPVNDEVINVVENPVPQKQAAPKKDKDKTRAQRKKAKREMTKEERESKKQRKIRQFNEFSQKYSHIPEEQRPYFILPNGIVLAEPPILYTTDRSAIETKPNISQLRFVALDCETVGGYVEPPKNQSANIVGRVSIVDENLECIYDKFVKARTKIWTYNTRVSGIREEDMLNGEDFFTVQKEVAAILNGKMVVGHSLNNDFNVLFLRHPHVLKRDTAVYLPLRRYNNGKTPSLKTLAKNLLNLEIQTGEHDSTVDAITSMQLYQVLAEEWEASLENQIDINSKSKILKSDSVWLNKSSYSRAECAYYKHLAEMESIQTGYKLNKKTDLEKSIATLNNNLSELTNKMKNLGLNV; encoded by the exons ATGGAGAATAGACTTCCTGGCAGCGGCGGCGATAGCAGAAACAGAGCCAATAGCCGTAATACACCAAGAGGAAACCGAGCAACCAAAATTACCCGTGAAGTGGACCCAAATCTCGAAAATCGTGCAGAAACAGTTGGCCCTACGGCACCGAATCGTCGATCGTTTTACTATTACAATTCGAACTCAAATGGGCACTACAGGTATCAACCAAAGCGTGGAAATAATGCTGTTCAAAGGAGGCCGGTTGACCAAAACTTAGCGCCTATACAACAATCAAAGGACCCCAGGGTTACGCTTCAGCCAACACAGGGATGCAGAAGGCCTGTCAATGATGAAGTTATTAATGTAGTTGAAAATCCAGTTCCCCAAAAACAAGCAGCTCCAAAGAAAGACAAAGATAAAACTAGAGCACAAAGGAAGAAAGCGAAAAGAGAAATGACTAAGGAAGAAAGGGAATCCAAGAAGCAGAGAAAGATTAGACAATTCAATGAATTCAGTCAGAAGTACAGTCATATTCCCGAAGAACAGCGGCCATACTTTATTCTGCCAAACGGTATTGTGTTAGCTGAACCCCCA ATTCTATACACAACTGATCGGAGTGCCATAGAAACAAAGCCAAATATTAGTCAGTTGAGATTTGTAGCTCTAGACTGCGAGACAGTTGGTGGCTATGTTGAGCCCCCAAAGAATCAATCGGCTAATATAGTGGGAAGGGTATCCATCGTGGATGAAAACCTCGAATGTATTTATGATAAGTTTGTTAAAGCTAGAACAAAG atttggACATACAATACTCGAGTAAGCGGTATAAGAGAGGAGGACATGTTAAACGGTGAGGATTTCTTCACGGTGCAGAAAGAGGTGGCGGCCATTTTGAATGGAAAGATGGTGGTCGGTCACAGCCTTAACAATGATTTTAATGTGCTCTTCCTGAGACACCCACATGTACTGAAACGGGATACTGCTGTGTACTTGCCCTTGAGAAGA TACAATAATGGTAAAACACCATCATTGAAGACGCTGGCCAAAAACCTCCTCAATTTAGAGATACAGACAGGAGAGCACGACTCTACAGTCGACGCTATAACCTCCATGCAACTGTATCAGGTGCTGGCCGAAGAATGGGAAGCGTCTTTGGAAAACCAAATAGACATTA ATTCGAAATCAAAAATTTTGAAGAGTGATAGTGTGTGGCTGAATAAATCTTCTTACAGCAGAGCGGAGTGTGCCTACTACAAGCATCTGGCAGAG ATGGAGAGTATACAAACTGGCTACAAGCTCAACAAAAAGACGGATCTAGAAAAGTCGATTGCTACTTTAAACAATAACTTAAGTGAGTTGACAAATAAGATGAAAAATTTAGGATTgaatgtataa